A portion of the Deinococcus peraridilitoris DSM 19664 genome contains these proteins:
- a CDS encoding ABC transporter substrate-binding protein, whose protein sequence is MKKALFVAVAMSLTSALAAPFVWPAKWSADAPSAAKKGGELRLSAISDFKSMNPFTSSEADSIPLRMGSGATLFLQDPTSDEFIPHMAEAAPTVSNNGKRFVVKLREGMKFSDGQEITADDFVTTMKIHMDKDVGSNSYASFFLSDKPIQVRKLDTYRLQFDFPQVSSSALSRMSYQVWPDHVFGKAHTSGGAAAIKNLWTLNTPANQIVSAGMWVVENYRAGERTVFRKNPNWGEWNKDSAGNALPYLDRMSVRIVADQNANIASFVAGELDTVPVATADQLAQIKRAIDGGNLRASLIANVSPQASSTWITFNWNQGDNADKQKLFRDVRFRRAMSHIANRQAMVDLVYGGLGSPSYYSLYPIFEKAWAPTNTPRYQYNLAEATKLLGQLGYTKKDSEGWLVNAQGRRLEFSLATNAGNNQREGLMRVFADEAKKVGVKVNAQAIDFNVLVNQLTSTGDKRPFDAILLGLSGGANIWPYGSNVVPCTGNLHSYNRSGKCLTAQEQLMSKLYFQGDQELDVAKRKQISAQLVKVESELQPVVYLAAPNFHVAYNSRLGGQYPREMMDAYYGHRVQALTYIK, encoded by the coding sequence ATGAAGAAAGCCTTGTTTGTTGCCGTGGCGATGTCGCTGACGTCCGCTCTTGCGGCGCCATTCGTGTGGCCCGCCAAGTGGTCGGCTGACGCTCCCAGTGCAGCCAAAAAAGGTGGCGAGCTGCGTCTCTCCGCCATCTCCGACTTCAAGTCGATGAACCCCTTCACTTCTTCGGAAGCCGACAGCATTCCGCTGCGTATGGGTTCGGGTGCGACGCTGTTCCTGCAAGATCCAACCAGCGATGAGTTCATTCCTCACATGGCCGAAGCGGCGCCCACTGTCAGCAACAACGGCAAGCGCTTCGTAGTCAAGCTGCGCGAAGGAATGAAGTTCAGCGACGGTCAGGAAATCACCGCCGATGACTTCGTCACGACCATGAAGATCCATATGGACAAAGACGTGGGCAGCAACTCGTATGCCTCGTTCTTCCTGTCGGACAAGCCCATCCAGGTGCGTAAGCTTGACACCTACCGCCTGCAGTTCGATTTCCCTCAGGTCAGCTCCTCCGCGCTGAGCCGCATGTCCTACCAGGTCTGGCCCGACCACGTCTTCGGCAAGGCCCATACCTCGGGTGGCGCAGCTGCCATCAAGAACCTCTGGACGCTCAACACGCCCGCCAACCAGATCGTGTCGGCCGGCATGTGGGTCGTTGAAAACTACCGTGCTGGTGAGCGTACCGTCTTCCGCAAGAACCCCAACTGGGGCGAGTGGAACAAGGACAGCGCCGGCAACGCGCTGCCCTACCTCGACCGGATGTCGGTGCGAATCGTCGCGGACCAGAACGCCAACATTGCTTCCTTTGTGGCGGGCGAACTGGACACCGTGCCCGTGGCCACCGCCGACCAGCTGGCGCAGATCAAGCGTGCCATCGACGGCGGCAACCTGCGTGCAAGCCTGATCGCCAACGTGAGCCCGCAGGCCAGCAGCACCTGGATCACCTTCAACTGGAACCAGGGCGACAACGCGGACAAGCAGAAGCTCTTCCGTGACGTGCGCTTCCGGCGCGCCATGAGCCACATCGCCAACCGCCAGGCGATGGTTGACCTGGTGTACGGTGGCCTGGGCTCCCCGAGCTACTACAGCCTGTACCCCATCTTCGAGAAGGCCTGGGCCCCTACGAACACTCCCCGCTACCAGTACAACCTCGCGGAAGCCACCAAACTCCTTGGACAACTGGGTTACACCAAGAAGGACAGCGAAGGCTGGCTGGTGAACGCTCAGGGCCGCCGCCTGGAATTCAGCCTCGCCACCAACGCCGGCAACAACCAGCGTGAAGGCCTGATGCGCGTCTTTGCCGACGAAGCCAAGAAAGTTGGCGTCAAGGTCAACGCGCAGGCGATCGACTTCAACGTCCTCGTAAACCAGCTGACCAGCACCGGTGACAAGCGCCCCTTCGACGCGATTCTGCTCGGTCTCTCGGGTGGCGCCAACATCTGGCCTTACGGCAGCAACGTGGTTCCCTGCACTGGTAACCTGCACTCGTACAACCGCTCGGGCAAGTGCCTCACCGCGCAAGAGCAACTGATGTCCAAGCTGTACTTCCAGGGTGACCAGGAACTCGACGTCGCCAAGCGCAAGCAGATCAGCGCGCAGCTCGTCAAGGTCGAATCCGAACTGCAGCCGGTGGTCTACCTCGCCGCCCCGAACTTTCACGTCGCGTACAACAGCCGCCTTGGCGGCCAGTACCCGCGTGAAATGATGGACGCCTACTACGGCCACCGCGTTCAGGCCCTGACGTACATCAAGTAA
- the meaB gene encoding methylmalonyl Co-A mutase-associated GTPase MeaB has translation MIDVLAAQLRQGSRRALAKAITLTESARADHAEAAQELLIQLLPYTGHSVRVGLTGVPGVGKSTFIERLGLLLAEAGHRVAVLAVDPSSGRTGGSIMGDKTRMSRLSVHPQAFIRPSPSAGTLGGVTRRTRESLLLCEAAGYDVILVETVGVGQSEVAVAAMTDLFVLLTLPNAGDELQGIKRGIMELADLVVINKAETDRAAANRAQGDLRNALRLLTPHGALWTPRVLQTSALSGEGVPAVWEAVRFYLERLGPHRIQEKRDAQTVSWFEDLLREEVWHAFVRNVGHASLQCVRSRVARGDVTPLQGVRELFSRVHSGYERQDDLSADH, from the coding sequence ATGATCGACGTTCTGGCAGCGCAGTTGCGGCAAGGTTCCCGGCGGGCGCTGGCCAAGGCCATCACGCTGACCGAGAGTGCGCGCGCAGATCACGCGGAGGCCGCCCAGGAGCTGCTGATCCAGCTGCTGCCGTACACGGGCCATTCTGTGCGGGTCGGACTGACGGGCGTGCCAGGGGTGGGGAAGAGCACGTTCATCGAGCGCCTGGGCCTGCTGCTGGCGGAGGCGGGCCACCGAGTGGCAGTGCTGGCCGTGGACCCTTCGTCTGGGCGCACGGGAGGCTCGATCATGGGTGACAAGACCCGGATGTCCCGCCTGAGCGTGCATCCCCAGGCGTTCATCCGGCCCAGCCCGAGCGCGGGTACCCTGGGCGGCGTGACGCGGCGTACCCGCGAGTCCCTGCTGCTGTGCGAAGCGGCCGGATATGACGTCATTCTGGTGGAAACCGTCGGGGTGGGGCAGAGCGAGGTCGCGGTGGCCGCCATGACTGACCTTTTCGTGCTGCTGACCCTGCCGAACGCCGGAGATGAGTTGCAGGGCATCAAACGAGGCATCATGGAGCTGGCCGATCTGGTGGTGATTAACAAGGCCGAGACCGACCGCGCTGCCGCCAACCGAGCGCAGGGCGACCTGCGCAACGCCCTGCGGCTGCTGACCCCTCATGGTGCGCTCTGGACACCTCGCGTGCTGCAGACCAGCGCCCTCTCCGGAGAAGGCGTGCCAGCGGTATGGGAAGCGGTTCGGTTTTACCTGGAACGGCTGGGGCCGCACCGAATTCAGGAAAAACGCGACGCACAGACCGTCTCGTGGTTCGAGGATCTGCTGCGTGAGGAAGTGTGGCACGCCTTCGTCCGAAACGTCGGTCACGCCTCGCTGCAGTGCGTGCGTTCCCGCGTCGCTCGGGGTGACGTTACCCCGCTGCAGGGCGTACGGGAGCTGTTTTCGCGGGTACACTCGGGGTATGAGCGACAAGACGATCTTTCAGCGGATCATTGA
- a CDS encoding ABC transporter ATP-binding protein, with product MTTVATDTLLAVNGLKTYFYTDDGVVKSVDGVTFHLNKGETLAVVGESGSGKSVTSLSIMRLIASPPGKIVEGEVLFTGKDGRTKDITKLPEAEMRRIRGNDISMIFQEPMTSLNPVYTVGDQIAEAIMLHQGKSKKEAMDMAAGMLELVGIPAPKKRVHEYPHQMSGGMRQRVMIAMALSCNPALLIADEPTTALDVTIQAQILDLMRKLQEEIGMSILFITHNLGVVAEMADRVVVMYGGRVVEEGDVIEIFKSPKHPYTMGLLNSIPRVDHAAEYEGHASSKKERLEAIPGNVPNPLSLPPGCAFEPRCKFAVEDCRKAVPALEDTGQGHMSRCIRWREL from the coding sequence ATGACTACAGTCGCAACGGATACGTTGCTGGCGGTGAATGGCCTGAAAACCTACTTCTACACCGACGACGGTGTGGTGAAGTCGGTGGACGGCGTAACTTTTCACCTCAACAAAGGCGAGACACTGGCCGTGGTAGGCGAATCCGGCTCGGGCAAGTCGGTCACGAGTCTCTCGATCATGCGGCTTATCGCCTCGCCTCCCGGAAAGATCGTGGAAGGCGAAGTGCTCTTCACCGGCAAGGACGGTCGCACCAAGGACATCACCAAACTGCCGGAAGCCGAGATGCGCCGCATTCGTGGCAACGACATCTCGATGATCTTCCAGGAGCCGATGACCAGCCTCAACCCGGTGTACACCGTCGGGGACCAGATCGCCGAAGCAATCATGCTGCACCAGGGCAAAAGCAAAAAGGAGGCCATGGACATGGCCGCCGGCATGCTGGAACTCGTCGGTATTCCCGCCCCCAAAAAGCGCGTGCACGAGTATCCGCACCAGATGTCGGGCGGCATGCGTCAGCGTGTGATGATCGCCATGGCCTTGTCGTGCAATCCGGCGCTTTTGATTGCCGACGAGCCCACCACGGCCCTCGACGTGACCATTCAGGCGCAGATTCTCGACTTGATGCGCAAACTGCAGGAAGAAATTGGTATGAGCATCCTGTTCATCACCCACAACCTTGGGGTGGTCGCCGAAATGGCCGACCGCGTTGTGGTGATGTACGGCGGGCGGGTGGTCGAGGAGGGCGACGTGATCGAAATTTTCAAGTCGCCCAAGCACCCGTACACCATGGGGTTGCTGAACTCCATTCCGCGCGTCGATCATGCCGCCGAGTACGAAGGGCACGCGTCGAGTAAGAAAGAGCGCCTGGAAGCCATTCCCGGCAATGTGCCCAACCCGCTGAGCCTGCCGCCCGGCTGCGCCTTTGAGCCACGCTGCAAGTTCGCCGTCGAGGACTGCCGCAAAGCCGTGCCCGCGCTCGAAGACACTGGCCAGGGCCACATGTCACGCTGCATCCGCTGGAGGGAACTGTGA
- a CDS encoding ABC transporter permease has product MPDAVVSTPQTPSVNKSTSQSQWQIAWKQFRKHRLAQIGGGLLIMLYLIAIFAPFLAPDPLSKYSTDNITKFHPPTPPQFRDPETGRFTRPFVYGYSRQLNLETFQNEYMPDTSQRYPIYFFVQGEEYRMFGLFPSRLHLYGVQEPGRFYIMGADTFGRDLFSRSLYAAQISLTIGVGAVLVSTIIGIIMGAIAAYFGGLIDNLIMRLVEVIAAIPGLFLLISLRAIFPADMNPILALYVILGILAFISWGGLAREVRSQLLSVRQLDYVAAATSLGADDKRIIFRHMLPSITTFLIVSTSLAIPGTILAESGLSFLGIGAVEPYASWGSLLNQAREGGLSSITDRPWVLIPGFFIVFTVACYQLLGDGLRDALDPRKRQ; this is encoded by the coding sequence ATGCCTGACGCTGTGGTTTCCACCCCGCAAACTCCGTCGGTGAACAAGAGTACGTCCCAATCGCAATGGCAGATCGCCTGGAAACAGTTTCGCAAGCACCGCCTCGCACAGATTGGCGGCGGGCTGCTGATCATGCTGTACCTGATCGCCATTTTCGCGCCCTTTCTTGCTCCGGACCCGCTGTCGAAGTACAGCACGGACAACATCACGAAGTTCCACCCCCCGACCCCGCCTCAGTTCCGTGATCCGGAAACCGGACGTTTCACCCGGCCGTTTGTGTATGGCTACAGCCGACAACTCAACCTGGAGACGTTCCAGAATGAGTACATGCCCGACACCAGCCAGCGTTATCCGATTTACTTCTTCGTGCAGGGTGAAGAATACCGGATGTTCGGTCTGTTCCCCAGCCGCCTGCACCTGTACGGTGTACAGGAGCCGGGGCGGTTCTACATCATGGGGGCAGATACCTTCGGTCGAGATCTTTTCAGCCGGAGCCTTTACGCGGCGCAGATTTCGCTGACCATCGGTGTGGGGGCTGTTCTGGTTTCAACCATCATCGGGATTATCATGGGCGCGATCGCCGCGTATTTCGGTGGTCTGATTGATAACCTGATCATGCGTCTGGTCGAGGTGATCGCCGCAATTCCAGGTCTGTTTCTGCTGATTTCCCTCCGGGCGATCTTCCCGGCGGACATGAACCCGATTCTGGCGCTCTACGTCATTCTGGGGATCCTGGCATTCATCAGCTGGGGCGGTTTGGCGCGTGAGGTGCGCAGCCAGCTGCTTTCGGTGCGGCAGCTTGATTATGTGGCAGCAGCGACTTCTCTCGGCGCGGATGACAAACGCATCATTTTCAGGCACATGCTGCCCTCGATCACGACGTTCCTGATCGTGTCGACCAGTCTCGCCATACCAGGTACCATCCTGGCCGAGTCGGGTCTCAGCTTTCTGGGCATTGGGGCTGTCGAGCCGTACGCGAGTTGGGGCAGTCTGCTCAATCAGGCGCGCGAAGGCGGCTTGTCGTCGATTACGGACCGTCCGTGGGTTCTGATTCCAGGCTTTTTCATCGTGTTCACGGTGGCGTGTTACCAATTGCTTGGCGACGGGTTGCGTGACGCGCTCGATCCAAGGAAACGTCAATAG
- a CDS encoding ABC transporter ATP-binding protein yields MDALPPMGQPLLDVRNLKKYFPIRGGLLSRVVANVQAVQDVSFMVKRGEVVGLVGESGSGKTTVGRSLLRLIEPSGGEVVFNGVDVTKLSKAEMRDYRREMQIIFQDPFASLNPRMTVADIIGEALQIHNLHPGKERVERIGELLRKVGLVPESMRRYPHEFSGGQRQRIGIARALAVDPSFIVADEPVSALDVSIQAQVVNLIQDLQEELGLTVLFIAHDLAVVEYICDRVIVMYLGRIMEVAPSKELYLNPKHPYTEALLSAAPVPDPTVKRKRIILEGDIPSPINPPSGCVFRTRCRYAIPECANVVPELREVAPGHFKACIRDDVL; encoded by the coding sequence ATGGACGCACTGCCCCCGATGGGCCAGCCCCTGCTGGACGTGCGCAACCTGAAAAAGTACTTCCCGATTCGTGGAGGTCTGCTGTCACGCGTGGTTGCAAATGTACAGGCCGTGCAAGACGTCTCTTTCATGGTCAAGCGCGGCGAGGTGGTCGGACTGGTCGGCGAGTCCGGCTCGGGCAAGACCACCGTGGGACGTTCGCTGCTGCGCCTGATCGAGCCCTCCGGCGGGGAAGTGGTCTTCAACGGCGTGGATGTCACCAAGCTCAGCAAAGCCGAGATGCGTGATTACCGCCGCGAAATGCAGATCATTTTCCAGGACCCCTTTGCGAGCCTCAACCCGCGTATGACGGTCGCCGACATCATCGGCGAGGCGCTGCAGATTCATAATCTGCACCCGGGCAAGGAGCGCGTCGAGCGCATCGGCGAATTGCTGCGCAAGGTCGGTCTGGTCCCCGAAAGCATGCGGCGCTACCCACACGAGTTCTCGGGTGGTCAACGTCAGCGTATCGGTATCGCGCGCGCCCTGGCAGTGGACCCCAGCTTCATCGTGGCTGACGAACCGGTGTCGGCGCTCGACGTGTCGATTCAGGCGCAGGTCGTGAACCTCATTCAGGATCTGCAAGAAGAGCTGGGCCTGACAGTGCTCTTTATCGCCCACGATCTGGCCGTGGTGGAGTACATCTGCGACCGCGTGATCGTGATGTACCTGGGCCGCATCATGGAAGTGGCGCCCAGCAAAGAGCTCTACCTGAACCCCAAGCATCCGTACACCGAGGCGCTGTTGTCTGCAGCTCCCGTGCCTGATCCCACCGTGAAGCGCAAGCGCATCATTCTGGAAGGCGACATTCCCAGCCCGATCAATCCACCCTCAGGCTGCGTGTTCCGCACCCGCTGCCGCTACGCCATCCCCGAGTGTGCCAATGTTGTGCCCGAGCTGCGCGAAGTGGCCCCCGGTCACTTCAAGGCCTGTATCCGCGACGACGTTCTCTGA
- a CDS encoding ABC transporter permease: MLPFMLRRLVNSIPTVIGATLLIFFIISLAPGDFLTIQLLDPNISQQQIDNLRRIYGLDKPLIVQYFYWMKELLQGNLGDSFAYKQPVAQVIAPRVMNSLYLVLLSQIIFYLLAIPLGVYGAVRQYSLGDKVSSTMMYILLGFPTFFLAILVIFVILQVRFATGWDIPVGGMTSNNYNELTPFGKFLDVLKHVAIPAIVLALSTMAGFTRVLRGQMLEYMNSDFVRTARSKGLNEFKVIYKHTLRNAIIPFIAGIGSLLPALIGGAGLIEVVFSYPGITPMLLDALASRDLYVLAGFNLVSIILLIFGNLLSDILLSLVDPRIRYA; the protein is encoded by the coding sequence TTGCTGCCCTTCATGCTTCGGCGGCTCGTCAACTCAATACCGACGGTCATCGGTGCCACGCTGCTGATTTTCTTCATCATCTCACTGGCCCCTGGTGACTTTTTGACCATTCAGCTGCTCGACCCCAACATCTCTCAACAGCAGATCGACAATTTGCGGCGTATTTACGGCCTCGATAAGCCGCTGATCGTGCAGTACTTCTACTGGATGAAAGAACTGCTGCAGGGTAATCTGGGCGACTCTTTCGCGTACAAACAGCCGGTGGCCCAGGTCATCGCGCCACGGGTCATGAACTCGCTGTACCTGGTGTTGCTCAGCCAGATCATCTTCTACCTGCTGGCCATTCCCCTTGGGGTCTACGGGGCTGTTCGTCAATACAGCCTGGGCGACAAGGTTTCCAGCACCATGATGTATATCCTGCTGGGTTTTCCCACCTTCTTCCTGGCGATCCTGGTGATCTTCGTGATTCTGCAGGTGCGCTTTGCGACCGGTTGGGACATTCCAGTGGGTGGCATGACATCGAACAATTACAACGAGCTCACGCCATTCGGGAAGTTCCTGGATGTCCTCAAGCATGTGGCGATACCGGCAATCGTGCTGGCACTCAGTACCATGGCAGGGTTCACGCGGGTTCTGCGTGGGCAGATGCTGGAGTACATGAATTCGGATTTCGTGCGTACTGCGCGGTCCAAGGGGCTTAACGAATTCAAGGTGATTTACAAGCACACGCTGCGCAACGCGATCATTCCGTTCATCGCCGGTATCGGTTCTCTTCTGCCGGCCTTGATTGGGGGAGCGGGCCTGATCGAGGTAGTGTTCAGTTATCCTGGCATTACTCCGATGTTGCTCGACGCACTCGCTTCCCGAGACTTGTACGTTCTGGCAGGATTCAACCTGGTCAGCATCATCCTGCTGATTTTCGGTAATCTGCTGAGCGATATTCTGTTGAGCCTGGTCGACCCGAGGATCCGTTATGCCTGA
- a CDS encoding HIT domain-containing protein — translation MSDKTIFQRIIDREIPSDIVFENDAYIAIRDIQPRAPIHVLVIPKRFSARLDDIHDSSELGELMQTAIQVARSLSPDYRLTVNVGKQGGQEVFHTHVHILAGWENGPQGHL, via the coding sequence ATGAGCGACAAGACGATCTTTCAGCGGATCATTGACCGGGAAATTCCCAGCGACATCGTTTTCGAGAACGACGCCTATATTGCCATCCGTGACATCCAGCCTCGGGCGCCCATTCACGTCCTGGTCATTCCGAAGCGCTTCAGCGCCCGTCTCGACGACATCCACGACTCCAGCGAGCTGGGTGAGTTGATGCAGACGGCCATCCAGGTGGCGCGCAGCCTCTCGCCCGACTACCGCCTGACGGTGAATGTGGGCAAGCAGGGAGGACAGGAAGTTTTTCATACCCACGTCCACATCCTGGCTGGCTGGGAAAACGGCCCGCAGGGTCACCTCTGA
- the scpA gene encoding methylmalonyl-CoA mutase — MTKFDEKHNLSAWEALARREMKREPEALNTRTPEGLTLKALYTVQDLPPEALDALPGVPPFLRGPRATMYAGRPWTIRQYAGFSTAAESNAFYKRNLAAGQKGLSVAFDLATHRGYDSDHPRVVGDVGKAGVAIDSVEDMKLLFDGIPLDRMSVSMTMNGAVLPVLGAFIVAGEEQGVERSLLSGTIQNDILKEFMVRNTYIYPPAPSMRIVADIIEYTAREMPRFNSISISGYHLQEAGANAALELAYTLADGLEYVRAALAKGLGVDEFAPRLSFFFAIGMNFYVEVAKLRAARLLWSQLMEQFGPVNPLSKALRTHCQTSGWSLTEQDPYNNIIRTTIEAMAAVFGGTQSLHTNAFDEAIGLPTEFSARIARNTQLIIQEETAIPYVVDPWGGSYMMERLTRDLADEALKIIREVEEMGGMARAVEAGLPKLRIEESAARKQARIDRGEDVIVGVNKYRAPDDVKVEVLDIDNGRVREGQIVRLQELRASRDARRVEEALSALEAGARSGEGNLLALTVEAMRARATVGEVSDALERVWGRHQAEVRTLSGVYAQGYEGDQDFQAVLDDVEAFGREEGRRPRLLVVKMGQDGHDRGAKVIATAFADLGFDVDVGPLFQTPEEAARQAVENDVHVVGVSSQAAGHKTLIPHLIEALRAEGAEDVLVIAGGVIPQQDYDVLRSAGVAAIFGPGTVIPQAAREVLRLLRERQTVS, encoded by the coding sequence ATGACCAAGTTTGACGAAAAGCACAACCTCAGCGCCTGGGAGGCACTGGCACGTCGGGAAATGAAGCGGGAACCCGAAGCGCTCAACACCAGAACCCCGGAAGGCCTGACCCTGAAAGCGCTGTACACGGTGCAGGATTTGCCTCCAGAAGCGCTCGACGCCCTGCCTGGTGTACCCCCTTTCCTGCGTGGGCCGCGCGCCACCATGTACGCCGGGCGCCCCTGGACCATCCGGCAGTACGCTGGTTTCTCGACGGCGGCGGAGTCTAACGCGTTTTACAAGCGCAACTTGGCCGCAGGTCAAAAGGGCCTCTCGGTGGCTTTTGACCTGGCCACGCACCGGGGGTACGACAGCGACCATCCCCGCGTGGTGGGTGACGTCGGCAAAGCCGGAGTCGCCATCGACAGCGTTGAGGACATGAAGCTGCTCTTCGACGGAATTCCCCTTGACCGGATGAGCGTCTCCATGACCATGAACGGCGCGGTGCTGCCGGTGCTGGGTGCCTTCATCGTGGCGGGCGAAGAGCAGGGCGTCGAGCGCTCGTTGCTCAGCGGCACCATTCAGAACGACATTCTCAAAGAGTTCATGGTGCGCAACACCTACATCTATCCTCCGGCGCCTTCCATGCGGATCGTGGCCGACATCATCGAGTACACTGCGCGCGAAATGCCACGGTTCAACTCGATTTCCATCAGCGGTTATCACTTGCAGGAAGCGGGCGCCAACGCCGCCCTGGAACTGGCTTACACCCTGGCCGACGGCCTGGAGTACGTTCGTGCCGCCCTCGCCAAAGGGCTGGGCGTCGACGAATTCGCACCCCGACTGTCGTTCTTCTTTGCCATCGGCATGAACTTCTACGTCGAGGTGGCCAAACTGCGCGCCGCACGGCTGTTGTGGTCACAGCTGATGGAACAGTTCGGTCCAGTCAATCCCCTCAGCAAGGCCTTGCGCACCCACTGTCAGACGAGCGGCTGGAGCCTGACCGAACAGGATCCTTACAACAACATTATCCGCACGACCATCGAGGCCATGGCGGCGGTGTTCGGCGGCACACAAAGCCTGCACACCAACGCCTTCGACGAGGCCATCGGGCTGCCCACCGAGTTCAGTGCCCGCATCGCGCGCAACACGCAGCTGATCATTCAAGAGGAAACGGCCATCCCGTATGTCGTGGACCCATGGGGGGGGTCTTACATGATGGAGCGACTCACCCGGGATCTGGCAGATGAAGCCCTGAAGATCATCCGGGAAGTCGAGGAGATGGGCGGGATGGCGCGGGCGGTGGAGGCCGGGCTGCCCAAGCTGCGCATTGAGGAAAGCGCGGCACGCAAGCAGGCCCGCATCGACCGGGGTGAGGACGTCATCGTCGGTGTCAACAAATACCGCGCACCGGATGACGTCAAGGTCGAAGTGCTTGACATCGACAATGGGCGGGTGCGTGAAGGTCAGATTGTCCGGCTGCAGGAACTGCGTGCCTCCCGTGATGCCCGGCGGGTCGAGGAAGCGCTCTCGGCGCTGGAAGCGGGTGCCCGGAGCGGTGAAGGTAACCTGCTCGCCCTCACCGTTGAGGCTATGCGCGCGCGCGCCACCGTCGGCGAGGTATCAGACGCCCTGGAACGCGTATGGGGCCGCCACCAGGCCGAGGTCCGCACCCTGAGCGGTGTCTACGCCCAGGGGTATGAGGGAGACCAGGATTTTCAGGCTGTGCTGGATGACGTGGAAGCCTTCGGGCGTGAAGAGGGACGCCGCCCACGGCTGCTGGTCGTCAAGATGGGGCAGGACGGTCACGACCGTGGCGCCAAGGTCATCGCTACCGCGTTCGCTGACCTGGGCTTCGATGTGGACGTGGGCCCGTTGTTCCAGACTCCCGAGGAAGCTGCCCGGCAAGCAGTCGAGAACGACGTGCACGTGGTCGGGGTCAGTTCGCAGGCCGCCGGTCATAAAACCCTGATCCCGCACCTGATCGAAGCGCTGCGCGCCGAAGGCGCCGAGGACGTGCTGGTGATCGCCGGTGGAGTCATTCCGCAGCAGGATTACGACGTTCTGCGCTCGGCGGGAGTGGCGGCCATCTTCGGACCGGGTACGGTCATTCCGCAAGCGGCACGAGAAGTGCTGAGGCTGCTGCGCGAGCGCCAAACGGTGAGCTGA
- a CDS encoding DUF4139 domain-containing protein has protein sequence MKRFWLGVLLLGSASAAEVRIYSTFAEVRERVQVSAPEFRVTLSQNVWNQVLPGSLDLEGVNVLAHLQRQQFSWLSSQEGKHVTLMEDGRAERVTLIRASDLLIRDAAGRYRNVRFEQLAFDALPPQNALAPTPSVTFRVTAGGSATLSYLTRALSWKPRYTLKVSGTTASLTALAEIRNSSDEAVEVSTGELLAGEVNVSEPPVQPFARGGVMEAGPADAVAAPKVTPAGESRGLYRYTLAQGFSLLPDSTLSVPFLTPKVSFERYAGLTSGFSVSAASGKLNRNYRLRSDVLLPAGMMTVRDEGRIVGQVRLNDTSIGEAAELDLGADPDVSFTRSVQVLTQDKNGASYRVTLTVQNDKDRALRAELRELIDGNVAVSGQVERVLQGLLVRVDVPARGKVTRIYSVTVKYAN, from the coding sequence ATGAAACGATTCTGGCTCGGAGTGTTGTTGCTGGGCTCGGCTTCGGCTGCCGAAGTGCGGATCTACTCCACCTTCGCCGAGGTGCGCGAGCGCGTTCAGGTCAGCGCACCTGAGTTTCGGGTGACGCTGTCCCAGAACGTCTGGAACCAGGTGTTGCCCGGAAGTCTCGATCTGGAGGGCGTAAATGTGCTGGCGCACTTACAGCGCCAGCAGTTCTCCTGGCTTTCGTCGCAGGAAGGCAAGCACGTCACCCTGATGGAAGATGGCCGCGCGGAGCGCGTGACGCTCATTCGGGCCAGTGACCTGCTGATCCGCGACGCCGCGGGCCGTTACCGCAATGTCCGTTTCGAGCAGCTCGCGTTTGATGCCTTGCCGCCTCAGAATGCCCTTGCTCCCACCCCGAGCGTCACCTTCCGCGTGACCGCGGGCGGAAGCGCCACCCTGAGTTACCTGACGCGCGCCCTCAGTTGGAAGCCCCGCTACACCCTCAAGGTGAGCGGTACGACCGCCTCGCTGACAGCCCTGGCCGAGATCCGCAATTCGAGTGACGAAGCTGTGGAAGTCAGCACCGGCGAACTGCTCGCCGGGGAGGTCAACGTGAGCGAGCCGCCCGTGCAGCCATTTGCTCGGGGTGGTGTGATGGAAGCGGGCCCCGCAGACGCAGTGGCCGCGCCCAAGGTCACACCCGCAGGTGAAAGCCGGGGCCTGTACCGCTACACCCTGGCGCAGGGTTTTTCGCTGCTGCCTGACAGCACGCTGTCCGTGCCCTTTCTGACGCCCAAGGTGAGTTTCGAGCGTTACGCCGGGCTGACCAGCGGGTTTTCGGTGAGCGCGGCAAGCGGCAAGCTCAACCGCAACTACCGTCTGCGCTCTGACGTGCTGCTGCCAGCCGGGATGATGACCGTGCGGGATGAGGGCCGCATTGTCGGTCAGGTGCGTCTGAACGACACCTCGATCGGTGAGGCGGCTGAACTCGACCTGGGCGCCGACCCTGATGTGAGCTTCACGCGCAGCGTGCAGGTGCTCACGCAGGACAAGAATGGCGCGTCCTACCGTGTGACGCTGACGGTGCAGAACGACAAGGACCGCGCACTGCGCGCGGAATTGCGCGAGCTCATTGACGGGAACGTCGCCGTCAGCGGTCAGGTCGAGCGGGTGTTGCAGGGACTGCTCGTGCGGGTCGACGTGCCGGCGCGAGGTAAGGTCACCCGGATCTACAGCGTCACTGTGAAGTACGCCAACTGA